Part of the Leptolyngbya sp. BL0902 genome, GGCCAAGGGCCGTGGTGAGCCACCCTAAATACTCTCGCAGGGGCGGCTGAGCCTGGGGTACCCACGCCTGCCAGCGCTGGCCCAAACAAGACAGGGTGGGGGGCTGGCCCTGCGGGTCGGACACCAATCGCGTTACCCGTAGCAGGGCGTGATCCACCCTTAGGGTTTCTGGGGCCAACAGCGTAGAGGCAACCCCTTCTTCGGCCAAGGCAGGCCAGAGCACCGCCATCTGCCGCAGCCAGTTGATCTGCCGCAGGGGGGTGCCTCCAGCCCAGGCTTGGCTGATGGTGGGCAGCACCTGCACCTGCATCGGCTCTGTGGCCACCGTAGGTACCGTAAGCGCCAGGGGAGCCGCATCCAGCAATAGCACATCGACATCTAGGCCACTGGCCGCCTTGTGTAGATAGTCGTAGGGGCGAGGGATGTGCTGAATCAAGCCAGACAGGCGCAGGTAGGGCATGACCTCCGGCGGGATCGTCTCTACCGAGGCAATGGGATGCTCTGGCCGCGTATCTAACCACACCGGATGCTTCCAGACTATATAGCGGTCTGCCACCCGCGTGCCGGAGGGTAGTGCCGATTCTAGGGTTTTCGCTACGCCATCCCCCACCGCCAACAACAATCGATGGGGCAGCGGCGTTTGACAGGTGGGGCAACGACCAACGGGCTGAGCAACCCCGGCACGACAGGTCGGATTGGTGCAGTAGATCACCATCCTAAAAGGCTGTAAAACACTGTGTCCATCATATCTGACCTGTCCAGTGGCCCGTGATTCCTAGGGGCATCGGGGCGAGAACCTAGGAAGGATGATTGCGGAGGTATGCTGGCCCTAGGAGGCGGCGTCTTCGGCGATGACCTGGGGCAGCCCCATGCTGTAATTGAGGGCGCGGCTCTTGAGGTTGTAGCTAATTTGGCCCGTTTTCAGCAAGTCTTTAATGAAATGCTCTAGATCAGACCCAATGCGGCGCAAATTGTAGTCCGTCAGGTCATCTCCCTCGGCGGCATCCACCAGGCGATCAAACTCGCCATAGACCGCCTTAACGGCCTCCTCCGACCAGTTGAATTCGTTATCGGGATCTACATCTAGGGTCAGACGATCTTCGCTGGGCACCAGGGCATTGTTCTCAACAACGGCGGTGTAGATGTGCACATGGCGAGTGGTGGACTTCAGCATCATAGTCAGACGGTGCCTCTGGAATGGTGCATGGCTGTACGTATTACAGCCTACCCGATCCACCGCGCCAATCCCATCCATAGCCCCGCGAATCACCCATGGATTCCGTTGCTAGGTCTAGCTGAGGACTCCCGCTCAGGGCTCCCGATGAAGGCTCCCGATCAGGACTCTAAGCCAACGGGGCTACAATCCAGCAGGGCTATAG contains:
- a CDS encoding NAD(P)H-quinone oxidoreductase subunit M, encoding MMLKSTTRHVHIYTAVVENNALVPSEDRLTLDVDPDNEFNWSEEAVKAVYGEFDRLVDAAEGDDLTDYNLRRIGSDLEHFIKDLLKTGQISYNLKSRALNYSMGLPQVIAEDAAS